A section of the Methanococcus voltae genome encodes:
- the purQ gene encoding phosphoribosylformylglycinamidine synthase I has translation MKVAIIKFLGTNCDGDVFHAVELAKGEPEYVWFTEQNLDNFGGAVIPGGFSYGDHLRAGAISSKTPVIDSLRKMVNDGKPVLGICNGAQIGLEANFSKGILTDNNCAHFICKWVYIKVENNETPFTKQYKKGQVLKIPIAHAEGKFYADEETVKEMYEKNMVVFKYCDAEGNITEEANPNGSVDNIAGVCNEAGNCVLLMPHPERASELELGSNDGLKMFTSMIE, from the coding sequence ATGAAAGTAGCAATTATAAAATTCTTAGGTACAAACTGCGACGGCGATGTATTTCACGCAGTAGAATTGGCAAAAGGAGAACCTGAATACGTATGGTTTACGGAACAAAACTTGGACAATTTTGGCGGTGCAGTAATTCCAGGCGGTTTTTCATATGGAGACCACTTAAGAGCAGGTGCAATTTCAAGTAAGACACCTGTCATTGACTCGTTAAGAAAAATGGTAAATGATGGCAAACCTGTTTTAGGGATTTGCAACGGTGCACAAATAGGACTCGAAGCGAATTTTTCAAAAGGTATACTCACAGATAACAACTGTGCTCACTTTATTTGTAAATGGGTTTACATTAAGGTGGAAAACAACGAAACACCTTTTACAAAGCAATACAAAAAAGGACAAGTTTTAAAAATCCCAATAGCACACGCAGAAGGTAAATTTTACGCAGATGAAGAAACTGTTAAGGAAATGTATGAAAAAAATATGGTGGTATTCAAATACTGCGATGCTGAAGGAAACATCACTGAGGAAGCAAATCCAAACGGTTCAGTAGATAACATCGCAGGTGTTTGCAATGAAGCTGGAAACTGTGTTTTATTAATGCCTCACCCAGAAAGAGCGAGCGAACTTGAACTCGGTTCTAACGATGGTTTAAAAATGTTTACATCAATGATTGAATAA
- a CDS encoding (5-formylfuran-3-yl)methyl phosphate synthase yields MIILVSPKNIEEAREAEAGGADIIDVKNPPEGSLGANFPWVIKETRDITPKDKLVSAAIGDVPFKPGTVSLAAYGAAMSGADYVKVGLWGPRSYQEAVEVMKNVSKSVKLAGEDKIVVAAGYADAYRIGAVDPLVIPKVARDSGCDVAMLDTAVKDGKTLFDHLSIDLLKEFVEESHSYGLKVALAGSIKKEEIPMLKQINCDIVGVRGAACTKGDRNEGTIQKDLVVELVKICRE; encoded by the coding sequence ATGATTATACTCGTGAGTCCTAAAAATATCGAGGAAGCAAGAGAAGCTGAAGCAGGTGGTGCAGACATTATTGATGTTAAAAACCCACCTGAAGGTTCATTGGGTGCAAATTTCCCTTGGGTAATCAAAGAAACAAGAGATATAACCCCAAAAGATAAATTAGTTAGTGCAGCAATCGGTGATGTACCATTTAAACCAGGTACAGTTAGTTTAGCAGCTTATGGTGCTGCTATGAGTGGTGCAGACTACGTAAAAGTAGGATTATGGGGACCAAGGTCATACCAAGAAGCTGTCGAAGTTATGAAAAATGTTTCAAAATCTGTTAAATTAGCAGGTGAAGATAAAATCGTTGTAGCAGCTGGTTATGCAGATGCTTACAGAATCGGAGCTGTAGACCCTTTAGTAATACCTAAGGTAGCAAGAGATTCCGGTTGCGATGTTGCAATGTTAGATACCGCTGTTAAAGATGGAAAAACATTATTCGACCATTTAAGCATTGATTTATTAAAAGAATTCGTTGAAGAATCACATTCATACGGTTTAAAAGTAGCATTAGCTGGTTCTATTAAAAAAGAAGAAATTCCAATGTTAAAACAAATCAACTGTGATATTGTAGGTGTAAGAGGCGCAGCTTGCACTAAAGGCGATAGAAACGAAGGAACTATCCAGAAAGATTTAGTTGTAGAATTAGTAAAAATATGTAGAGAATAA
- a CDS encoding cation:proton antiporter has translation MDVPILIGYMALLFVFGSFLAKIAEKLGIPDIPVLLTFGLVVGPFLGIVPTIDAQTVFAFIGSAGLIILLLMGAFEMRWIVLKRVLSTVLRLDTIGLVIYLIVSGFIFNLLFGIPNFSPIGYLFGAVTSATDPATLIPIFANSDIDPNIAVTLEAESVFNDPLGIVATSLILTSLGFASTANPIVEFFTLAVGGLGLGYLGGRVYEYIVKNRNFGDYISPLTMGIAFLIWYIGESLMPGLTGYGFSGYMAVAIMGLYIGNVVTKDPSKTVELDNLAEFGNQLSVLVRVLIFVFLGASIGLGVLKEYALIGSVCALAALFIARPIGVLISTAYPNINSVKERIYFALEAPRGVVPAAMGAMIYSSIMANPHMIPPAIAAYMPPEAIAGSILVTTFITIFFSVIIEGSWAYRLANKLFNV, from the coding sequence ATGGATGTTCCGATACTAATCGGTTATATGGCCTTATTATTTGTATTTGGGTCATTTTTAGCCAAAATAGCTGAAAAATTGGGAATCCCGGACATACCGGTACTTCTAACGTTTGGACTTGTAGTAGGTCCATTTTTAGGAATTGTACCAACAATCGATGCTCAGACAGTGTTCGCATTTATCGGTTCTGCAGGTCTTATTATCTTGCTATTGATGGGAGCATTCGAGATGCGATGGATTGTATTAAAAAGAGTATTGAGTACTGTTTTAAGGCTCGATACTATAGGATTAGTCATTTATCTCATTGTTTCAGGATTTATATTTAACCTATTATTCGGAATACCAAATTTTAGCCCCATTGGTTATTTATTTGGAGCTGTGACGAGTGCTACAGACCCTGCCACATTGATACCAATATTTGCAAATTCAGATATTGACCCGAATATTGCGGTCACTTTGGAAGCTGAAAGCGTATTCAATGACCCTTTGGGTATTGTTGCTACATCTTTAATCCTTACGAGTTTAGGGTTTGCAAGTACTGCAAACCCAATTGTTGAATTCTTTACTCTTGCGGTAGGTGGTTTAGGACTTGGCTACCTCGGAGGAAGAGTTTACGAATATATCGTTAAAAATCGAAACTTTGGGGACTATATATCTCCATTAACTATGGGTATTGCATTTTTAATATGGTATATTGGTGAATCATTGATGCCAGGTTTAACCGGGTATGGATTCAGTGGTTATATGGCTGTAGCTATTATGGGCTTATATATCGGTAATGTAGTCACAAAAGACCCCTCTAAAACTGTGGAACTTGATAATTTAGCAGAATTTGGGAACCAGTTATCTGTATTAGTTAGAGTATTGATATTTGTATTTTTAGGTGCAAGTATAGGTTTGGGTGTATTAAAAGAATATGCTTTGATAGGTTCAGTATGTGCATTAGCTGCTTTATTTATCGCAAGACCTATTGGTGTTTTAATAAGTACAGCATACCCCAACATAAATAGCGTTAAAGAAAGGATATATTTTGCTTTAGAAGCACCTCGGGGTGTTGTACCGGCTGCAATGGGTGCTATGATATATTCCAGCATTATGGCGAATCCACATATGATACCTCCAGCAATAGCGGCTTATATGCCACCTGAAGCAATTGCTGGCTCCATATTGGTTACTACTTTCATAACCATATTCTTTAGCGTGATTATAGAAGGTTCTTGGGCATATCGTCTTGCAAACAAGCTTTTTAACGTTTAA
- a CDS encoding nucleotide sugar dehydrogenase, translating to MEVENSNLKLGNKGDIKELNENNEVFSKNVSLNKINNINDSKRIESLSYSMGIEEMEELENLGIEDVGVNSNVNEFKKIENSVIRNVISGTELNSEIDLRPKQEFEINDICVVGLGYIGLPTASMLANYNYNVLGVDIDQNKVNQIKSGSLKIEEPGLSTIVKGAINSKNLTVSTEPKPADVFIICVPTPARTNIDGSKSCDLKYINSAVENIRPYVKDGNLIIIESTITPGTTEKVYKELRKSVDEVYVAHCPERVIPGRIIKELSGNDRIIGGINQKSAEMAKSIYKSFVEGNIYTTNSKTAEMVKLMENTYRDINIALANEFSKICDEIGVNVWEAINIANKHPRVNILNPGPGVGGHCISIDPWFIVEVSDNAKFIKSARELNDNMPNFVFKKVEDELKDYKEEFNLSTKDMKICIFGATYKGNVEDTRESPSEKVADLLIDAGYKVMTYDPHAELFKYPLYDLETCVLNADCILVLTDHDVFKETTAEKIEFMESKIRNKHIIDTKNILNQELWEKFGFKYKLLGNGRLDE from the coding sequence ATGGAGGTAGAAAATTCTAATCTTAAGTTGGGCAATAAAGGGGATATAAAGGAATTGAATGAAAATAATGAAGTCTTTTCGAAAAATGTTTCATTAAATAAAATTAACAATATAAATGATTCAAAAAGAATTGAAAGTCTATCTTATAGTATGGGAATTGAAGAAATGGAAGAATTGGAAAATTTAGGAATTGAAGACGTTGGCGTAAATTCAAATGTTAATGAGTTCAAAAAAATTGAAAATTCTGTGATTCGAAACGTAATAAGTGGCACAGAATTAAATTCAGAGATAGACTTGCGTCCAAAACAAGAATTCGAGATTAATGATATATGTGTTGTAGGTCTCGGATATATTGGATTACCTACGGCTTCTATGTTAGCAAATTACAATTATAATGTTTTAGGTGTTGATATTGACCAAAATAAGGTTAATCAAATTAAGAGTGGTAGCTTAAAAATTGAAGAACCTGGTTTATCCACAATTGTAAAAGGTGCAATTAACTCCAAAAACCTAACTGTAAGTACTGAACCAAAGCCTGCAGATGTTTTTATAATTTGCGTACCTACACCTGCCCGTACAAATATTGATGGCTCTAAAAGTTGCGATTTAAAATATATCAATAGTGCCGTTGAAAATATTAGACCTTACGTAAAAGATGGCAATTTAATTATTATCGAAAGTACAATTACGCCTGGAACAACTGAAAAAGTATATAAAGAGCTTAGAAAATCCGTTGATGAAGTTTATGTTGCCCATTGTCCGGAAAGAGTCATACCTGGTAGGATTATAAAAGAATTATCCGGTAATGATAGAATTATTGGCGGTATAAACCAAAAATCTGCGGAAATGGCTAAAAGTATCTATAAATCATTTGTAGAGGGCAATATATATACAACTAACTCCAAAACTGCGGAAATGGTAAAATTAATGGAAAACACGTACAGAGATATTAATATTGCTCTTGCAAATGAATTCTCAAAGATTTGCGATGAAATAGGCGTTAATGTATGGGAAGCTATTAATATAGCAAATAAACATCCTCGTGTTAATATTTTAAATCCTGGTCCGGGCGTTGGAGGTCATTGTATTAGCATAGACCCTTGGTTTATTGTCGAAGTTTCAGATAATGCCAAATTTATCAAATCAGCACGTGAATTAAATGATAATATGCCAAATTTCGTGTTTAAAAAAGTTGAAGACGAATTAAAAGACTATAAAGAAGAATTCAATCTATCAACTAAAGATATGAAAATTTGTATATTTGGCGCAACATACAAAGGAAATGTTGAAGATACGAGAGAAAGCCCTTCTGAAAAGGTTGCAGACTTGTTAATCGATGCAGGATATAAAGTAATGACTTATGACCCTCATGCTGAGTTATTTAAGTATCCACTCTATGATTTAGAGACTTGTGTATTAAATGCGGATTGTATATTAGTTTTAACAGACCACGACGTATTTAAAGAAACTACTGCTGAAAAAATAGAGTTTATGGAATCAAAAATTAGAAATAAACATATTATTGATACTAAAAATATATTAAATCAAGAATTATGGGAAAAATTCGGATTTAAGTATAAATTATTAGGAAATGGTAGATTAGACGAATAA